The window TCATTATCTTCCATACTATTTGTAAGAATATTGATACCGTATCTCATGGGATCCCTTCCTCAGTACTCTTTCTTTCTATTCCCTAATGTGGGGCTGTACATTGTATCTATGTCATGTTAATAAATAAAGATACTGTGATATCTTAAATATATATGGTCCTTATAGTGGCTTTTTTGTAGGTTATGTCTAAGCAAAATGTCAAAaattgtttttaatgacagtttGGGCTCACACTACAGTAGCTTGGCCCGGAGATATTCTACTCTTTAAAGATGTGTTTGGAGATTGCAGCTGAGGTGTGGGCACAATGTTTCACCTTGGCAAATTAAAGAGGTTATACAGCCTTAGAAATGAATTGCCTAACCTCAGGTTATGTCATCAATATTAGATCATAGGGGATTCAACTCCTGCCACGGTTTAGCTGTTTAAAGAGACTGTGGCGCATGTGTGAGCATTACAGCTTCTTCAAGGTTTACCAGCACATGTACCTGAATTGCCAGATTTTTAGTAGCGATGGTAAACTGTACTGCAGAGTTGTCCTGTTTACTTCTACTAAAAGTAGAGAGATGCAGAAACAAATGTGGGTACATGTTGAAGAGGCTGTAGCCTCTTTAAAcagcaggagatatatatattgaGAGACGGGCACCACTCAAATTACAAATAGTACGGGTGCACCCAGTTGCTGAAAACAACAAACAAGAGAGAAAGCCAGCAACTATAGAAGGATGCACACCCACAATGATAAATTTTAATATAAAGTCAATAAAGTcgcgccccctccatagacttgaattgcggggacagggtgtgacatcatgagggggcggggctatgacgtcacaagctcccagctccatatccagcgtttggaacagtttgttccaaacactgagcagcggagtacccctttaagggtcattATACCCTGCACAGGTTTAGTGTAGTAGGAGTACAATTACACCTTTGGTGTgtatattttaaatgtttttaattatcTTGTGCTTTGTTTGTGTCTATTAAAAATTTATTGACTTTACATTTAATGTATCGTTGTGGGTGTGCATCCTTATATAGTTGCTGCCTTTCTCTCTTGTTTGAGGTCTTTAAACAGCAGGGCACTATTAGCCAGATAAATGGCAATCTAATGTTGGTGGCTGATCTTGAGGATAGGTCATCGATTATGTAAGGGGAGCAAACCCCTTTTATTGGTGACTGTTGTTCTCTTGCTAAACCATGTAGCCTTTAACAAACAACTTACAGTAGGTCTGCATGTCAGTGCGGTTTCAGcatcaacatgtgaacacagccttagagaATGGAGCTCAGGCTGAATAGATTGTGAATTGCATAAATGTTGGCAGCAAGACAAGTGATATCTTGAGAGTATACACAATACACTTTCAACACTAAGGTTTGAAATTCCCAAAAACTATTTCTATACAAGTCAGATTATGCCTAGTGAGACATGATCCGATAAGTAGATGCCAATGAGTAAAGTCTTGCAGGGATGCTGGAGATATATGATCTTATAAATACATGGTAAGAAGATCCCAGTTACGTGTGGCTGTTCTGATTTGTAAGACTTCTTTGTTAGCCAGTGGGCAAAATAAATCAGATACCGTATGCTTCAATTACTTTAAGATTTGGGTATTTGTGACTTGTTTCCAGTATGAACAACCTATAAAAGGACAGGTCTGGACATGAGTTATCCATGAACCCGCTCCACATCACTGCATACTGTTTTTGCAGCAGTAAATAGCAAAACTTCTATCTGCCAATAGAAGAATTATTATGgaaacttaaagggaatctgtaatCCTTATTCCAAACTGATGACTGTAATTTAGCTGTTAGGACAAGGAGGTACATTGTACCTTTTATGTATCTGACTGTGCTTctataaaaatgcttttattctctggtgcaaaGAGTTAAAGAGGTCTAAAATGCATTTtcaccagagaataaaagcaattttcagtgtaggactcgGCCatattttgtacatctgaccactgtcaccttaagcattaataactctgggatgcttttacctttcattctgattccaagactgttttttcatgacatattctactttatgttaatttagcttttttttttttactttgaagctctctgcatataaggaaaatgaatattccaaataaattatatattgattcacatatataatatgtctactttgtttctatcataaagttgacatgtttttacttttggaagacatcagagggcttcaaagtatagcagcaattttccaatttttcacaaaattttcaaaatcgaaatttttcagggaccagttctgttttgatgtggatttcaagggccttcatatagaaatatcccattataaaaactgcacccctcaaagtattcaaaatgacattcaaaagtttgttaaccctttaggtgtttcacaggaatagcagcaatttgaaggagaaaattcaaaatcttcattttttttatactggcatgttcttgtacacccagttaaaaggagagaaatcttcctaaaatgtgtaacccaatttctctcgagtaagaaaatacctcatatgtgcatgtcaagtgttcggtgggcgcagtagagggctctgaagggaaggagcgacattgggattttggagagagagtttttctgaaatggtttttggggggcatgtcacatttaagaagcccctatggtgccagaacagaaaaaaaaacaaaaaaacacatggcatactattttggaaactacacccctcaaggcacgtaacaaggggtccagtgagccttaacaccccacaggtgtttgacaacttttcgttaaagttggatgtgtaaatgattttttttcttcactaaaatgctagttttccctcaaatgtaatttttttttacaagggataataggacaaaatgccccccaaaatttgtaaccccatctcttctgagtatggaaataccccacattagGACATTAAATTGCTCTTAGCGCGAACTataatgctgagaagagaaggagtcacatttagcttttgaaaagcaaagtttgctgaaatggtttttggggggcatgtcccatttaggaagcccctatggtgccaaaaagcaaaaaaaaacaaaaaacacatggcatactattttggaaactacacctctcaaggcacgtaataaggggtccagtgagccttaacaccccacaggtgtttgacgactttttgttaaagttggatgtgtaaattattatttttttttccactaaagtgctagttttccctcaaatttaatttttttacaggggataataggacaagatgcccccccaaatttgtaaccccatatcttctgagtatggatactccatgtgtggacgtcaagggctctgctggcgcactacaatgctcagaagagaaggagcgccattgagcttttggaaaaaataatttttggaatggaagtcaggggccatgtgcgtctaCTAAGtctcccttggtgccagaacagtggaccccaccacatgtgaccctattttggaaactacacccctcacagaattcaataaggggtgcagtgagtatttacaccccactggcctttgacagatctttggaacagtgggctgtgcaaatgaaaaattaaaatttttcattttcacagaccactgttccaaaaatcagtcagacacctgtggggcgtaaatgctcactgtaccacttatgaaattacgtgaggggtgtagtttccaaaatgggatcacatgtggggagggtccattgttctggcactatgggggctttgtaaacacactttgGCCTTcacttccggacaaattttctcttcaaaagcccaatggtgcttcttctcttctgagcattatagttcgcccgcagagcactttacatccacacatagggtatgttcttactaagaaatgggattaaaaattttggggtgctttttttccccattttcccttgtgaaaatgaaaaatttgggggtatgttcacactttgaTAACTCTCCTGCTGCGAGTTTTACTACCAATTACTTCAATGGGTCTGcacaatctgcaaatctgccacgGATTTTCTGCCTATACAATGAAGTGAATGGTAGTAAAACTCGCAACCGGAAATCTCGGACAGATTCATAATTTTGGGCCAATGATTTTAGTCAGCTTCACTTGGAGAGTTCTGTGAGTGAACCTTGGGGACATTTCAGATATGctgaaatctgtagcagaaatATTGAATCTATAAAAAGCATTGCCCAGCAAAAGAAGCAACCAGTGTATggagtcaaaaagtataataaagcaactaactaatatatagttattagccatactgcacagtagtgctgggcggtatgacctaaaattaatatcacggtatttttttgaattatggcggtatcacggtattactGCTCTCCTACACCCCCCCAGTGTTAGCTACACATGCCATCCCCATGTCCTCACGGGTCTCACCGGCTGATGTCGGCCGGCAGCTGCTTTTCATGGAGGGAGGGAGAATTTTAGTATATCGCCGGGGAAGGAGTGCGTTACACGGAGAGGGGCGCCGGTTACAGGATTCTCCGCTCATCACGCACCGAGTAACAAGCGTGAGCCCGGCTTCCTTTCATGCctgtacactctggaaactgcctctatggttctggaggactgtCAATACTCCAGAACCATAGATctagtttccagagtgtacgggcatgactggaagccgggcacacgcttgttaCTTGCTACGGACCCCCTGCTCATGGTCCGGGAAAGGTGAGGGCTCCCCTGGCTGGGCTCTATAATAACtttggagggtgggggaggggcccgaccggtatagcggtatgggcaaaaatctataccgtgggggggggaaaaaaaaaaacggtatccgatatgaaccggtataccgcccagccctactgcacagatctctccatatcagctgagctgtctggcttgtagctATGATATCCTGTTACACTCTCTGAAAGCAAGGTCTCCCTTCCTGCACTTCCCTCCTGtttgcttaacctcttcaggacatagggcgtatggatacgccctgcatcccgagtccttaaggaccgagggcgtatccatacgcccgtgggaattccggcccccaccgctagccggttggggaccggagccggatgcctgctgaaatcgttcagcaggcatcccggcatatcgcccaggggggtcattatgtccccccatgtcggcgatcgccgcagatcgctggacaattcagtccagcgatctgcggcgattccgggtcaatcgggtctccgggtctctgacggccccgaacagccagagcctgcagggatgaggtggcactggtgccacctcacgatcgccctgattcgtcagccggattaccggccgaccaatcagggcgcctgctgcgggtgtcactcccgcacccgctccgcccctcttccggaggacgtgagcgggtgcgggacgtgcaccccgggtgctggggaccccgatccccggcgtcaatgttgggatcggggccccaggagcagcggcggcggcggcggcgggactgacctcatgcggctggatcgttggaggtgagtgacagcctcctgctgttgcttagcaacagctcccagcatgcaaaaagggcatgctgggagctgtagttatgcaacagcaggaggcagaccaccacaactcccagcattcccttataagcattctgggacttatggttttgcaacaactggtggcacatttttttctatggaaaagtgtaccttcagctgttgtataactacaactcccagcttgcacaaacagctaaagtgcatgctgggagttgtagtggtgcatctgctggttgcataactacaactctcagcatgcccgttggctgtcggtgactgctgagagttgtagttttgcaacagctgaaggcacgctggttgtgaaactcagtttttttttttacctaactcagtatttcacgaccagtgtgcctccagctgttgcaaactacaactctcagcagtcaccgtacaccatgcaccgtacatgctgggagttgtagttttgcaacagctggaggcacactggttgtgaaacactgagttaggtcacaaactctgtgatacataaccagtgtgcctacagttgttgcaaaactacaactctcagcagtcaccgacagccaacgggcatgctgggagttgtagttatgcaacagctggatgtccccccccccccaatgtgaacgtacagggtacactcacatgggcggaggattacagtaagtatctggctgcaagtttgagctgccgcaaactttctgctgcagctcaaactgccagcgagaaactactgtgaaccccccgcccgtgcgactgtaccctaaaaacactacactaacacaaataataaaataaaaactaaaaaacactacatatacacatacccctatacaacccccctcccctccccaataaaaatgaaaaacgtctggtacgccactgtttccagaacggagcctccagctgttgcaaaacaactcccagtattgtcggacagccgttgactgtccaggcatgctgggagttttgcaacagctggaggtaccctgtttgggaatcactggcgtagaattcccctatgtccaccctatgcaagtccctaatttaggcctcaaatgcgcatggcgctctcactttggagccctgtcgtatttcaaggcaacagtttagggtcacatatggggtatcaccgtactcgggagaaattgtgttacaaattttggggggtattttctgcttttaccctttttaaaaatgtaaaatttttgggaaaacaagcattttaggtaaaaattttttttttttttacatatgcaaaagtcgtgaaacacctgtggggtataaaggttcacttaaccccttgttacgttccccgaggggtctagtttccaaaatggtatgccatgtgttttttttttttgctgtcctggcaccataggggcttcctaaatgcggcatgcccccagagaaaaatttgctttcaaaaagccaaatgtgactccttctcttccgagacctgtagtgcgccagcagagcacttttcacccccatatggagtgttttctgaatcgggagaaattgggcttcaaattttggggggattttctgctattaccctttttaaaaattaaaaatttttgggaaaacaagcattttaggtaaaattattattattttttttacatttgcaaaagtcatgaaacacctgtggggtattaaggttcactttatcccatgttacattccccgaggggtctagtttccaaaatggtatgccatgtggttttttttttgctgttctggcaccataagggcttcctaaatgcaacatgcccccaaaaaccatttcagaaaaacgtactctccaaaatccccttgtcgctccttcgcttctgagccctctactgcgcccgctgaacactttacatagacatatgaggtatgtccttactcgagagaaattgggctacaaatacaagtaaaaattttgtccttttaccccttgtaaaaattcaaaaattgggtctacaagaacatgcgagtgtaaaaaatgaagattgtgaattttccccttcactttgctgctattcgtgtgaaacacctaaagggttaaaacacttactgaatgtcattttgaatactttggggggtgtagtttttataatggggtcatttatggggtatttctaatatgaagacccttcaaatccacttcaaacctgaactggtccctgaaaaatactgagtttgaaaattttgtgaaaaatcggaaaattgctgctgaactttgaagccctctggtgtcttcaaaaagtaaaaacacgtcaattttatgatgcaaacataaagtagacatattgtatatgtgaaccaaaaaaaatgtattcgtaatatccattttccttacaagcagaaagcttcaaagttagaaaaatgctaaattttcaaatttttcatcaaatttacgaatttttcaccaagaaaggatgcaagtatcgacaaaaatttaccactatgttaaagtagaatatgtcacgaaaaaacaatctcggaatcagaatgataactaaaagcattccagagttattaaagtttaaagtgacagtggtcagatgtgcaaaaaacgctccggtccttaaggccaaaatgggctccgtcctgaaggggttaaggagagaCCAGTACTGTGAAGGGGGACCTTATATTACTGCTTATTAGATTTTAAGCCTTTCAAAGATAATGCAGCAGTAAGCATGTTCTGAAGGAAACTACTGTGGCTGAAAAAGCTTGCCTTTGCCTTAAAgtttaatgagcagtaatatgagctcccctttTCACATCAATTTTCTCTAGCTGAATATACAAGAGGGGAGGGGTAGAAGCGCTGTGTGATGAGGTCACAGCTACAAGGGAAAGAGCAGAGGAGATATGGAGAGATCCGTGCCTTATGGCTAAAAACACATTATATTAGTAGGTTGCCTTatcatactttttttatttattaatttatttattattacacacaatacacaggttgtttcttttgctggacaacccttTAAATATTAATTCCATAATTAAAGTACCTTATATGATCTACTATccacttcatacacacacactttgtttTCAGTAAACATAAAAACTATTTGCAAATATCAACTATTAGTAAGGACAATACAAGAGCTGAGACTGAAGTCATTCGCAGTGTTGCCTTTATTGAATCTACTCAACAACAAAGTTTTCACAAGATGAGACGGGAGCACATAATCCAAAATCAGGTATGTGGGaaatgtgtgtttaaaaaaaaatttaaataaaataaaaagctgctTTTCATCAAATCAGTCACAATACCACCGGTTCTTGGCATACGCCACTATAATATAATATTAAGAAATATGCATTTGGGACACTAAATCTTTGCCCACAAACTAGGAGACATCTGTCTATAATTTAAATAAGCAGAACTAGTAGGCTTCTATGACTGCAGAGGGGGCTACCGATACACACTTTAAACTATCAGGACTTGCTTACATTGGTAcagatagggtatgttcacatggcggaacttTCCACATCAGCAGCTGGATTGATTTCAAATGGGATCCATTGTGGAATTTCCGCCGCAGAGCTTTCCAGCATTCGCAAAAAGAgtaaacatgtctattctttttacAGATttcatgcattgccgtctatgagatgtagcatttccgagcagtcccagCACCAGTAGGATTATTCAAATGTGTGGCACTGTTTTCCGGACGTACGTTCCCCACATTTTACGCCATCTGAACATCCCCATAAAAGGTCCTCAGTGCTCCAGTATTCTGGCATGTTTTGTTGACAcaatggtccagatttatcaatctgtaggAAACAATAACAGGAGTGATTTGCCCATaacaatcaatcacagctcagctttcatatcttaacaagctctagtaaagtgaaagctgagctgtgattggttattatgggcaaaagcagacagttttggttttagCAGATTGGTAAATTTGGGCCATTTAATTCTATAATAGGAACATCGCCTAGTATACAAGTCAagtaaaattctttaaaaaaaagatgTGATTTACATTAACTAGTACAGACAAGCAGGAATGTTAACCAGTCTcaccacttttttcattttatgtatttttacgaAAGAAAGCACATTTGCACATAGTAGTCAGAACagcggctaaaaaaaaaaaaaaaagctttacacACTAAGGTAGTTTTTCCTGACCAGTGTGCCTCTctctacctgttgcaaaactacaactaccagcatgctcagacaggcaaaggctgtccaggcatgataggagttgtagttttgcaacagctggaggaacactggtcaggACACACTGCACTAAGGGATATACAGGAGCTACTTCAGTACCATAGAGACTCCGCTCCAGTGGCAGGAATAAATtataaaggaaaaaaacaaacaaaaaaaaacaagaagtgACATTTTCCTTGTAACCTGTCACTGCTTACAGGATTATGTAGGAAGGAAGTTATACAACACCATTACAGGAAGGTCCCATAAATATGGGATCATACAGTGTAGCAAATTATCGCAAGTCATCTgctgtgaacatgcccttagctCTGCGCAGTATAGAGTCCTTGTTAGCATCGTAGGGGTGCTCCTTAGATGGGATTTCAAGCACAGCTGGAATGGAGAGACTGTGTGCATCAATAGCATGTCGGATCATCTCAGCGATAAACTGGTTAATCAGTATAATTCCAATATCATCACGTTGTAGAAAAGCCCTGGacaaaagggaaacaaaaaaaaaaatgttactgatTCAATTAAATTTAAAATACTAATGCTGTTACTTCACAAGGGTACTCtggcccctaaacatctta is drawn from Hyla sarda isolate aHylSar1 chromosome 4, aHylSar1.hap1, whole genome shotgun sequence and contains these coding sequences:
- the ATP6V1F gene encoding V-type proton ATPase subunit F, with protein sequence MAGGLVRGKLIAVIGDEDTCTGFLLGGIGELNKNRKPNFLVVEKETSVTEIEETFRAFLQRDDIGIILINQFIAEMIRHAIDAHSLSIPAVLEIPSKEHPYDANKDSILRRAKGMFTADDLR